From Pararge aegeria chromosome 9, ilParAegt1.1, whole genome shotgun sequence, the proteins below share one genomic window:
- the LOC120626588 gene encoding meiosis-specific nuclear structural protein 1-like has product MEPKTELQRNAIAETRRKELETYQRALDIQWLNSRMEDGRMGRCLALIQKEAEMETEYKERTDHAAIVNARAKKEIDLGIEVAKVRREEDCELLRRHYLRERDPSLRQLMKKLQAGYVCRDLQLQIQCNEHKKLQEKAEDAQANRVLSTCLFNENEARERDEEQKQNKNRQYCHELQQQLVNRQQQKQCQYEEMLIEKKMLEEVSRTLADEDQRELQYKREQTEKLKNEMKTFKQARDAWKEKQKAMVVIEERQIEEQKKALSDRSAAIVAERERKVRQKDEINKKITDKILFDEAARQERENIIKLLQEQEYLEKNAQDDMAVRTNSERVQRDTKQALTSQMEFRKRLQREQKVTEAEFRKSAEAKMASYDALEREKELKKREKNEQYAKDLQQQIKENAIVRERNKKQEDDRAKYVWDCDRAWRDEVEVERRKIMQNHVPHVMGYLQAGVVARSDVAADTQHPDRRDTQHPDRSDTRPAGHPKCNEQCRVLRDY; this is encoded by the exons atg GAACCCAAAACAGAGTTACAGCGTAATGCAATAGCGGAAACTCGTCGCAAAGAGCTGGAGACATACCAGCGGGCTCTGGACATACAGTGGCTGAACAGTCGCATGGAGGATGGCCGGATGGGAAGATGCCTCGCGCTCATACAGAAGGAGGCTGAAATGGAGACGGAATATAAAGAG AGAACCGATCATGCAGCTATTGTCAATGCACGTGCCAAAAAAGAGATTGATCTTGGCATAGAAGTGGCCAAAGTCCGTAGGGAAGAAGATTGCGAACTTCTTCGGAGACATTACCTCAGAGAAAGAGATCCTAGTCTTCGCCAGCTTATGAAGAAGTTGCAAGCTGGCTATGTGTGCAGGGACCTGCAGTTGCAGATACAGTGTAATGAGCATAAAAAACTGCAAGAAAAG GCTGAAGATGCTCAAGCAAACCGTGTCCTCTCAACCTGCCTCTTCAATGAAAATGAGGCCAGAGAACGGGATGAAGAacaaaaacagaataaaaatagACAGTACTGCCACGAATTGCAGCAACAGTTGGTCAATAGGCAACAGCAAAAACAGTGCCAGTATGAGGAAATGCTTATTGAGAAGAAGATGCTCGAAGAAGTGTCCAGGACTCTGGCTGATGAGGATCAAAG GGAGCTTCAGTACAAACGTGAGCAAACAGAGAagttaaaaaatgaaatgaagacATTTAAGCAAGCGCGCGACGCTTGGAAGGAGAAACAAAAGGCCATGGTAGTCATAGAAGAGCGGCAGATTGAGGAACAGAAGAAAGCACTCTCTGACAGAAGCGCTGCCAT agTGGCGGAGCGGGAACGGAAAGTAAGACAAAAGGATGAAATCAACAAGAAAATAACCGACAAAATATTGTTTGACGAG GCAGCGCGCCAAGAACGTGAGAACATAATAAAGCTTCTGCAAGAGCAAGAGTACTTGGAGAAGAACGCGCAAGACGACATGGCGGTGCGCACCAACTCGGAGCGCGTCCAACGTGACACCAAGCAGGCGCTGACGTCACAAATGGAGTTTAGGAAGAGGTTGCAGAGAGAACAGAAGGTGACAGAAGCGGAGTTTAGGAAGAGC GCCGAAGCAAAAATGGCGTCCTACGATGCGCTAGAAAGAGAAAAGGAGCTGAAGAAAAGGGAGAAGAATGAGCAGTACGCGAAAGATTTACAGCAGCAGATAAAAGAAAACGCGATTGTCAGagagagaaataaaaaacaggAGGATGACCGCGCTAAATACGTGTGGGACTGCGACCGAGCATG GCGAGACGAAGTGGAGGTGGAACGAAGGAAGATAATGCAGAACCACGTGCCCCACGTGATGGGCTACTTGCAGGCGGGGGTGGTCGCGCGCTCGGACGTAGCCGCCGACACCCAACACCCGGACCGACGCGACACCCAACACCCTGACCGGAGCGACACCCGCCCAGCCGGACACCCCAAGTGCAATGAGCAGTGTAGAGTGTTGAGAGACTATTGA